The Budorcas taxicolor isolate Tak-1 chromosome 25, Takin1.1, whole genome shotgun sequence genome includes a region encoding these proteins:
- the LOC128069200 gene encoding olfactory receptor 8B3-like: protein MAPRNDSFTTQFILAGLTDQSILQLPLFFLFLVMYMVTVMGNLSLIILIGLSSHLHTPMYFFLFNLSFIDLCYSSVFTPKMLINIISEKKTISYMGCMTQLYFLCFFGISESYVLTSMAYDRYVAICNPLLYNIAMSPKVCFSLMFGSYLMAFFEATTLIGCMLRLTFCDANTINHYLCDIYPLLQLSCTNTYIIELEVIIVSGINITVPSLTIFVSYGLILTNILHISSTEGRSKAFSTCSSHIIAVSLFFGSSAFVYLKPSSVSADDGKISSVFYTNVIPMMNPLIYSLRNKDVKLALGKTLCVAEF from the coding sequence ATGGCTCCACGGAATGACTCTTTCACGACTCAGTTCATTTTAGCGGGATTAACAGACCAATCAATTCTTCAACTCCCCCTGTTTTTCCTGTTTCTAGTAATGTATATGGTCACTGTGATGGGAAATTTGAGCTTGATCATCCTAATTGGGTTGAGTTCACACCTGCACACACCTatgtactttttcctctttaatttgtCCTTCATAGATCTCTGTTATTCTTCTGTTTTTACGCCTAAAATGCTGATCAACATCATATCAGAGAAGAAGACTATCTCCTACATGGGGTGCATGACCCAGCtttactttttgtgtttttttggtaTTTCTGAAAGTTATGTGCTGACATCAATGGCCTATgatcgctatgtggccatctgtaacCCACTGTTGTATAACATTGCCATGTCCCCTAAAGTGTGTTTCAGCCTTATGTTTGGTTCCTACCTGATGGCATTTTTTGAGGCAACAACCCTCATTGGATGCATGCTGAGACTGACCTTCTGTGATGCAAACACCATCAACCATTATTTGTGTGACATCTACCCTCTCCTCCAGCTCTCCTGCACAAATACCTACATCATTGAGCTGGAAGTTATCATTGTGTCAGGCATCAACATCACTGTGCCCAGTCTCACCATCTTTGTCTCTTATGGTCTCATCCTCACCAACATCCTCCACATCAGCTCCACAGAGGGCAGGTCCAAAGCCTTCAGCACCTGCAGTTCCCACATCATTGCTGTTTCTCTGTTCTTTGGATCAAGTGCATTTGTGTATCTCAAACCATCTTCTGTGTCTGCGGATGATGGGAAAATATCCTCTGTCTTTTACACGAATGTGATTCCCATGATGAATCCCTTAATTTACAGCTTGAGGAACAAAGATGTTAAACTTGCTTTGGGAAAAACCCTATGTGTGGCAGAGTTTTGA